Proteins from a genomic interval of Bradyrhizobium sp. CCGB01:
- a CDS encoding MBL fold metallo-hydrolase — protein MTLNVSRRSLLTLGAGLGASAMLGSSAMARAPKLGTQTPYWHRFVLGDAEVTIVSDGPLPLGDPSGTFTGVPKEDVKKMLADNFLSPDNVVLEQNSPIVNTGDKLILFDTGMGSSKMFGATTGRQQKSMTEAGIKPADIDAVVCSHAHIDHIGGIVDDGGKPLFPNAQIYISQTDFDFWTDEGKLGSAAKDFVVHARKNLLPVRDRIVFFKDGQEFLPGVQAIAAPGHTVGHTIFLVSSAGKSFAFLGDLSHHSVLLLERPRMEFSYDTDPKQAAESRVKLLTMLAANKTPVMSYHFAWPGYGHVAKAGEGFHYYPEPMQMTL, from the coding sequence ATGACACTCAATGTCTCACGTCGATCCCTGCTCACACTTGGCGCAGGCCTTGGCGCCAGCGCAATGCTCGGCAGCAGCGCGATGGCGCGCGCTCCCAAGCTTGGTACCCAGACCCCCTACTGGCACCGCTTCGTTCTCGGCGACGCCGAAGTCACCATCGTGTCCGACGGACCGCTGCCGCTCGGCGATCCCTCCGGCACTTTCACCGGCGTCCCCAAGGAAGACGTGAAGAAGATGCTCGCCGACAATTTCCTGTCGCCGGACAATGTCGTGCTCGAGCAGAACTCGCCGATCGTGAATACGGGCGACAAGCTCATCCTGTTCGATACCGGCATGGGCAGCTCCAAGATGTTCGGCGCGACAACCGGCCGGCAGCAGAAGAGCATGACCGAGGCCGGCATCAAGCCGGCGGACATCGATGCCGTGGTCTGCTCGCATGCCCATATCGACCACATCGGGGGCATCGTGGACGACGGCGGCAAGCCGCTGTTTCCGAACGCGCAGATCTACATCTCCCAGACCGATTTCGACTTCTGGACCGATGAAGGCAAGCTCGGCAGCGCCGCCAAGGATTTCGTGGTTCACGCCCGCAAGAACCTGCTGCCGGTCCGCGACCGCATCGTGTTCTTCAAGGACGGCCAGGAATTCCTGCCCGGCGTGCAGGCGATCGCAGCGCCCGGTCATACCGTCGGCCACACCATCTTCCTGGTCTCGTCGGCTGGCAAATCCTTTGCCTTCCTCGGCGACCTCTCGCACCATTCCGTGCTGCTGCTGGAACGGCCGCGGATGGAATTCTCCTACGACACCGACCCGAAACAGGCGGCCGAGTCGCGCGTGAAACTGCTCACGATGCTTGCGGCCAACAAGACGCCGGTGATGTCCTATCACTTCGCCTGGCCGGGCTACGGCCATGTCGCCAAGGCCGGTGAGGGTTTCCATTACTATCCCGAACCGATGCAGATGACGTTGTAG
- a CDS encoding VOC family protein, translated as MNKPLPSDPVARATSDSTGSAPQGGFADLVPELGVSSIQASLSFWRDVLGFEVAYDRPDARFAYLVRGRLQVMLCELNGRWETAEMQRPFGRGVNFQMVVDRIDPMLNALGHAKWPLYEQPNEAWYRVGDLECGQREFLVQDPDGYLIRFVERLGTRAPS; from the coding sequence ATGAACAAACCGCTGCCCTCAGACCCTGTCGCGCGGGCGACCTCCGACAGCACCGGAAGCGCGCCGCAAGGCGGCTTTGCCGATCTCGTTCCCGAACTCGGCGTTTCCAGCATTCAAGCCAGCCTGTCGTTCTGGCGCGACGTGCTCGGCTTCGAGGTCGCGTATGACCGCCCCGATGCGCGATTTGCGTATCTCGTCAGGGGGCGTCTGCAGGTCATGCTCTGCGAATTGAACGGCCGCTGGGAGACGGCCGAGATGCAGCGTCCGTTCGGACGCGGCGTCAACTTCCAGATGGTCGTCGACCGCATCGATCCCATGCTGAACGCCCTCGGCCATGCGAAATGGCCGCTCTACGAGCAGCCGAACGAAGCCTGGTACCGGGTCGGCGACCTTGAGTGCGGCCAGCGTGAATTCCTGGTCCAGGATCCGGACGGCTACCTGATACGCTTCGTCGAACGCCTGGGTACGCGCGCGCCATCGTGA